From Paenibacillus sp. PK3_47, the proteins below share one genomic window:
- a CDS encoding GBS Bsp-like repeat-containing protein encodes MTKKLVYLVINLCLIFILSVGSFASIVTAQSTNSNYIVINTEGSQRQRIYIYEQGRLDSEILPDNSIIQYAYDTNGNMLKRSKGSSSEPYIFGITSVSYDIYINGVQQNVQQVHFPTWTDRNGQDDIEWSVGEKLANGVWKGTVVFNKHGGELGTYITHIYADGTMVGSTAAEVRTDEVTVTAPSETSLASGFYNIQVSGIADSIKEVRFPTWTENKGQDDLVNPWITGEKLADGSWRIKVPFSNHNYETGNYITHMYLFDRYGNKAALGGKVVNVIGGTGGSKETDLSGVSYDVFIYGVDPLIQSVQFPTWTANQNQDDIEWIEGVKVGNGVWKGTVVYSKHNSETGRYITHVYSSGKFLGAWEFNVTNSQNLKAPNTAKISDKYYEVTIEGVPGNVTRLEFPTWTNSNGQDDIYWYQGEREINNKWRIRIPFAHHGNETGTYITHLYAHDGYGNIRAVGGVTVNVTNQ; translated from the coding sequence GTGACTAAAAAGTTAGTATATCTTGTGATAAATCTTTGCCTCATATTTATTCTCAGTGTGGGAAGCTTCGCTTCCATAGTGACTGCACAATCAACAAATTCTAACTATATCGTAATCAATACCGAAGGATCACAGCGGCAACGTATTTACATCTATGAACAGGGACGTCTGGATTCAGAAATTTTACCAGATAATTCTATTATCCAATACGCTTATGACACTAATGGGAATATGTTGAAGCGTAGCAAAGGATCTTCATCGGAACCTTATATTTTCGGGATTACCTCAGTCTCCTATGATATATACATAAACGGAGTGCAACAAAATGTCCAGCAAGTACATTTTCCAACATGGACAGATCGAAATGGACAAGATGATATCGAGTGGAGCGTGGGAGAGAAACTTGCTAACGGTGTATGGAAAGGAACCGTTGTCTTCAACAAACATGGTGGAGAATTAGGTACATATATTACACATATTTATGCTGATGGAACAATGGTTGGGTCAACAGCAGCTGAAGTTCGGACCGATGAAGTGACGGTTACTGCGCCTTCAGAGACCTCGCTGGCTAGTGGTTTTTATAATATTCAAGTTAGCGGGATTGCAGACAGTATCAAAGAGGTGCGCTTCCCGACATGGACTGAGAATAAAGGACAGGACGACTTGGTGAATCCCTGGATTACAGGCGAGAAACTTGCAGATGGTTCTTGGAGAATCAAAGTTCCGTTCAGCAACCATAACTATGAAACCGGAAATTATATCACTCACATGTATTTGTTTGATCGATATGGTAACAAGGCAGCGCTGGGAGGAAAAGTTGTCAATGTAATAGGAGGAACAGGAGGATCAAAGGAAACAGATCTGTCTGGAGTATCGTATGACGTTTTTATATACGGTGTCGATCCGTTAATACAAAGTGTACAATTTCCGACATGGACAGCTAATCAAAACCAAGATGACATCGAGTGGATTGAAGGTGTAAAAGTTGGAAATGGAGTATGGAAAGGCACGGTCGTATACTCCAAACATAATTCAGAAACAGGCAGATATATTACACATGTCTATTCGAGTGGAAAGTTTCTTGGAGCATGGGAGTTTAATGTGACAAATTCACAGAATTTAAAAGCACCGAATACAGCGAAGATAAGTGACAAATATTATGAAGTTACTATTGAAGGAGTGCCGGGAAATGTGACTCGGCTGGAATTCCCTACATGGACCAATAGTAATGGTCAAGATGATATCTACTGGTACCAAGGTGAACGGGAGATCAATAACAAATGGAGAATAAGAATTCCTTTTGCCCACCATGGTAATGAGACTGGTACATATATAACTCATTTGTATGCTCACGATGGTTATGGAAATATTCGAGCGGTAGGAGGCGTTACAGTGAATGTAACTAATCAGTAG
- a CDS encoding RICIN domain-containing protein yields the protein MLSIKKHVTILSILFIIVLVNTPTASAIKYIYTKTGALSLVNISEGKYINFQYDSNGNRIGNKSLNCKPSQYKIVNVNSQKVLDVYAGDTINGTRVQIETDNGTDAQRWLLCKAGNDYFKLINVNSGKALDVSGGSSTDGTKVQIYNDNGTDSQAWRVVEQKDSSYEFLNILSNKVLDVSNGETKNGTPVQIWARNGTTAQQWKLVKAITNGEEYKILNAGNGKAVDVTGGKTLDGTPVQIWKDNGTDSQIWQVYDLGGDKYKLINKNSNKALEVSGGKTLDGSVVQIWTDNGTTSQQWIFRNHADGTTSLVNVNSNKLLDIPGGNSTEGTPLQIHTDNGTSAQSWTLVRIW from the coding sequence ATGTTAAGCATTAAAAAGCATGTAACAATTTTATCTATTTTGTTCATTATAGTTTTAGTGAATACCCCTACAGCCAGCGCTATCAAGTATATCTATACTAAGACAGGGGCACTGAGTCTTGTGAATATTTCAGAAGGTAAATATATAAATTTTCAATATGATAGTAATGGTAATAGGATTGGTAATAAAAGTTTAAACTGTAAGCCTTCACAGTATAAAATCGTTAATGTGAATAGCCAAAAGGTTCTTGATGTATATGCTGGAGACACTATTAATGGAACAAGAGTACAGATTGAAACTGATAATGGCACAGATGCACAACGGTGGTTGCTGTGTAAAGCAGGAAATGACTATTTCAAATTAATTAATGTAAATAGTGGAAAGGCATTAGATGTATCCGGGGGCTCTTCTACGGATGGTACCAAAGTTCAAATATACAACGATAATGGTACAGACTCACAGGCATGGCGAGTTGTTGAACAGAAGGACAGTTCTTATGAGTTTTTAAATATTTTAAGCAATAAAGTTCTTGATGTCTCAAATGGAGAGACTAAGAATGGAACGCCTGTGCAAATCTGGGCAAGGAACGGGACAACAGCCCAACAATGGAAACTTGTCAAGGCGATCACAAACGGAGAAGAATATAAAATATTAAATGCTGGTAACGGTAAAGCCGTAGATGTTACAGGAGGAAAAACTTTAGACGGAACGCCTGTACAAATTTGGAAGGACAACGGTACGGACTCACAGATATGGCAGGTATATGATTTGGGTGGTGATAAGTATAAGTTGATTAATAAAAACAGTAACAAGGCTCTAGAAGTATCTGGTGGTAAGACATTAGACGGATCAGTTGTTCAAATTTGGACCGATAATGGGACAACCTCTCAACAATGGATATTCAGAAACCATGCAGATGGCACAACTAGCCTAGTTAATGTAAATAGTAATAAATTGTTAGATATTCCTGGAGGAAACAGTACAGAAGGTACTCCATTGCAGATCCATACAGACAACGGAACCAGTGCTCAAAGTTGGACATTAGTGAGAATATGGTGA
- a CDS encoding RHS repeat domain-containing protein: MSLDDILIKKVSESFEKGSFSGTGLIPDSGIISNEPTKVVSGEYSAYIKSAKKMEWSNLAVTDTSKVKFFSNTTYSVSFSYKAIEMMPEDLNRHFYFFVRGMDNVEVLGWTTWNDATGTKGKKTVTFTTGNQENYYLLWGIRNGGALSVDDIIIQQLTTYQYDSNGRLVLVRYPDNRVVRYSYDLNGNLTKTIEG, from the coding sequence TTGTCTCTGGATGATATCCTTATTAAGAAAGTTAGTGAATCCTTTGAAAAGGGCTCTTTTAGCGGGACGGGATTGATACCTGACTCTGGAATAATTTCTAATGAACCAACTAAAGTAGTAAGTGGAGAGTACTCTGCTTATATAAAATCAGCAAAAAAGATGGAATGGTCAAATTTAGCAGTTACAGATACTAGTAAAGTGAAGTTCTTTAGTAATACAACCTATTCAGTTAGTTTTTCTTATAAGGCTATTGAGATGATGCCAGAAGATTTAAATCGGCACTTTTATTTCTTTGTTCGAGGGATGGATAATGTTGAAGTATTAGGCTGGACGACATGGAATGATGCCACAGGAACAAAAGGAAAGAAGACAGTGACTTTTACAACAGGGAATCAGGAGAATTATTATTTATTGTGGGGAATCCGAAATGGAGGTGCCCTCTCAGTGGATGATATCATAATTCAGCAATTAACCACTTATCAATACGATAGTAATGGAAGGTTGGTGCTAGTAAGGTATCCAGATAATCGAGTTGTCCGCTATTCATATGATCTTAACGGGAATTTGACTAAAACTATTGAAGGTTAG